One Vicia villosa cultivar HV-30 ecotype Madison, WI linkage group LG5, Vvil1.0, whole genome shotgun sequence genomic window, GTCATGTATGTTGTCTAAGAGATCATCGTTGTCGTATTTGGTTTAGTaaacccatttgcatccaatagAAAATTTTCTTGATCATAAATCAACAATTGACCGAGTATTGTGGCTGCAAGTGCTTGTAACTTGAATTCCATAGCTTCATTCCAACAATCAAACTTGCAATCTTGCAAGTACTTGTAACTTGAATTGCATAGCTTCATTCCAACAATTAAACTAGGAAGCTTGATTACAGGTCTTGGTTTCAGGACTAGAAGAAACAGTAAGACAAAAATGTTTTCAACAAAAGAGTGTAGTGATCATATGTCAAAAAATTTAGAATAATACATGATTGGATGGGTTCCTGATAaaaaagaaagatgaagattATCAATAAAGGTGTGAGGAGTAGGAGAATTAGGGGAACATCATTCATGTAACcgaagaaaaaaattattcataaaagATGACATTTCTAAGTagactaaaatatataaatttaatatacctctttttaaataaaaaagtgttAGTGAAGGTTTGTTTCTCTGCCTAAAAGTATTGTTTTGGAAATAGTCCACTTGGTTCtattaaagccttttttttaaaatattcatatTCGGTCTTACGACTAACTAATTTAAGAGGGTCATTGTGACCTCTTAACTTTGTGACGTATTAAAGACTAATGGGTTTGAATTGGATGAATTCTTGTATTTATACATGcatgtaaaaaaataattataaatggaAACACATATAAGGCatgtttgttttagttttaaaaaatagatttttttgtgtattttcaaaaatgatttttataaaaaatgttttttaaaatattataaaaaaatttaaattcgtTTTTCTAAATTGAAAGACAAagtttgacatcctataacataaacatacattattgtaGATCAAAACATAGTTGAAAtcgcaatttttaaaaaaaatttgtatctcaaaaataatttttatggatagctatttgaaatagcttcaaaattaagtgattttttgaaattttaatatttaaaaaaagttttaataaaaaataataaaatatataaaataatattttaagaaaactatttaattcttatttaaagtttttatgaaaattttagttGTAAATTGTTTTTACAACATATGTAgcactttttaaaaaattgaaacaatcaagcccataatcataatattggattaaaaaaagaaataataaataaaaaagaaaatatggtTGATATTTATATCCTTGCATTATTTATTACATTATTTTCTGTTTTATGAATGGAAAAAGTGATtgctttattaatttttaaagttaTGTTTGAATAGATGGAATATAATGGAATGAAATGAAGTGatatttaattagattttattatttGAATTTCCAAATAATAAATAGAGCGGAATTGAACATGATTGAACTAATTTGATCTTTTCTATTctgtcaaattaaaaaaaaatacaaacaataaaattaaatttttgttcAAGCTCTTCTCCCTTCTATTTCATCATGTTTCATTCTGCTTTATTCTAGTGCATCAATACATCCTCATTTGGTATTTTAGTTAACGGTATATTGTTTCACGACTTTTTCACTAGAGTCTGCTCCGAGTCCAACTCTTGCTCCGTATTGATTCCTACTATATGACTATATAATCTTCTTATCTCTGCAATATTCCTAGTGCAAAATTAAATCTCAAGTACCAAACCTTAATGTTACACAATTGCAATCAGAATTTCATGGACAAAAACATACAGCTAAAGAGCCTTTATAGGCATGGTTGTGATTATTTAATTAGGGACAGATATAAGGGACTATAAAAATTAGTGTTTGCTTGGCTTTGAATTCTATTAATATAGTCACCAAAAGCCACTTTGCGGGTATTTAAAGCTTTGGTATTACTATGATTAGGCCTCCCTAATTGTGGTTTGCAATTATGCTCTCTGGCATTGTTGATGTTTTAATCATTACGTTAGCATATCTTGCTCCTAGTCCCCAGTGCAAGAAAGGAGCTAATGAAACCATCTCATAAATCCCTCAACATTACTATTATCATAACTATTGTTTTAACGACTACTTttgattacaaaaataaaaaacactagGACATTTAGAGAGGAAAATTCTGCCAGAATTGAGACAATAGTTCTAAGTGTCCTGCAATGCCGGGAATTTAAATGTGCGTGTTGTGGACATCACCATTGCAGGTAACAGAGGCTGATCAATTATAAATAAGGAGGGCAGAAATGCTGCTACACTATTTTtgacaaaaattaagaagaaaagaTAGAAAACAGAAGCAGTATTTCTTGAACATTATGTTAAGACTAATTGACTGTGCTAAGGCAAAATTCCAACATATGGGTCCTTTAACTTCGGAAATTAACTAAAACTCATGACAGCGAACTTTTACAATGTATCTTAAAGCTGACCCAAGAAATAACAGAAACTAACAGCTACATCGgtaaaaaagaggatgtcttgcAAATCTACAATTCGTCCTTAACATCtgcatcatcatttacttcattAGCTTCAGGAGTTGAAGTAGACTCTTCTTTTGTTTCACTTTCAACCTCAACTTCGGTCTCATCTTCCTCTTCAACGGTAGCATCAGGACTGATGTCTAAGCTAGTCTTCACTGATTCATAAATTCTGGAAGCAAATTCCTTGGGATCATTCAACAAGAAACCACTCTCGTAGAGTGCAGTCTGGTATATCAGTTGCGCTGTTTGCTTCACACTCTCGTCCTGAAAAGCAAGCATTGTGTTAAGCATATTGAAGGAAAAGAGAAGCATCTGGATAAAATAAGACAACACAGCAATTCAAATTTGGAATGTACCTCAGGGTTCTTAACTACTCTCTCCCGGAGTTCCTTGATGATGGGGTGTCTAGGATTGATCTCAAGAACCCTCTTTCCGCGCATGTAAGCTTGCTTTTTGGCATCTGACAAAGTTTGAGACTGCATGATTCTCTCCATGTTTGCACTCCAACCAAACTTTGATGTCACAACCACACAAGGAGTGTTATCCAATCGGTTGGATATCTTCACATCATCAACATTGTCATTTGAAAGGGAGTTTTTCCACCATTTTGTTAgatccttgaaggattcctttaGTTCCTTGTCGTTTGAATCCTTTCCAAGTTTCAATCCCTCCTTGGACACATTTTGGAACTTTTTATCTTCATAATCCATCAGATATTGCATCAAGTATTCATCAACTGGATCTGTGAAGAAAATAACCTGTAgtaaattgaaaagaaaatacaCTTGTAAGACATCAGATAAATACAATTTCTAGAAACAAAAGACTGCATAGAAATTCAAACAATTCTAGTTGCACCTCATAATTCTTCTTCTTAAGCCGCTCAAGGAAAGGAGAATTTTCAAGTTGTTCTTTGCTGGTTCCAGTTATGTAAAAGAAGTCCTTCTGTCCAGCTTTCATTCTAGATATGTACTGGTCAAGAGATGTCAATTTACCCTCGGACTTGGTGCTGTAAATAAGTTCCAAGAATCAGCAACATTGTTAACTAATGAAAAGGGGAAATTACACTGCTGTAAGAGTTTAATCACAAGGAAAGAAGTAGTACGTCTCAAATCTGAGCAATTTTGCCAAACGGTTTCTGTTGGTGGCATCCTCAATGATACCAAGTTTAATGGATTTTCCAAATTCATTCCAGAACTTAGTGTATTGACCTCTCTTCTCATCAACATCAGAAGACGACTCTTCTGCATCAAAAGTTATATTGGTAGAAGTGTGAGGTCAGTTGAGAGAAATCAGTTATGGGGCTGACACAGAATAGAGACTATATAAAAAGAATTGGGATTCTGGCACCTATAGTCATTACACAATacctttcttttctttgtcaGTGGACTCGTCAGGATCCTCTTCAGCAAGCTTACGGATCATATCAAGGGCTTTCCTAATAAGTTTCTTTTTTATTGTCTTCAGACTACCGTGTTGTTGAAGCATTTCTCGTGATACATTCAGGGGCAAAGTGTCAGAATCAACAAGACCCTGTTCCCAATGCCAAAAGAACATATATTAAGGAAACCTACTCAGATGTTAATAACACACGCTGGTCTACAAACTAAAATAACACAGCAAATCAACTTACAATCAAAAAGCTCAGATACTTGGGCAACAATTCATCAAATTCATCTGAAATGAACACTCGTCTAACATACAACTTCAAGTTTGATTTGTTTGCATTGTAATAACTCTCGTATAAGTCCTGAGGTGCTTTAGGTGGCACATAAAGGACTGCTTTGAACTCGACATCACCTTCAGCAGTAAAGTGGCTCCATGATAAAGGTTTGTCACCGCTAAAATCCTGCGCAACATAAATCCTCAACTTTATAAATATTAACAAGCTCAGAGACATGTGGATCTTTATAGTTCCAGTGAGGCATCACATAAATAATGATGGCAATACTTTACCTTGGCAAGAGAGTTGTAGAATTTGGTGTACTCTTCCTCTGTAACCTCCTTTGGACTCCTCAGCCATATAGCTTTCACATCATTTAAAAGTTCCCACTCGTAAGTTGTTTCCTTCACTGTCTTTGTTTTAGGCTTTTCTTCTTCGTCTTCACCTTTCTCAG contains:
- the LOC131603550 gene encoding endoplasmin homolog isoform X2; the protein is MRKRTIPSALLLCILFLFVADQGQKLQANAEDNSDELVDPPKVEDKIGAVPQGLSTDSDVAKREAESISKRSLRSNAEKFEFQAEVSRLMDILINSLYSNKDIFLRELISNASDALDKIRFLSLTDKEILGEGDNAKLEIQIKLDKEKKILSIRDRGIGMTKEDLIKNLGTIAKSGTSAFVEKLQTSGDLNLIGQFGVGFYSVYLVADYVEVISKHNDDKQYVWESKADGAFAISEDTWNEPLGRGTEIRLHLKEEAGEYAEEFKLKELVKKYSEFINFPINIWASKEVDVEVPVDEDESTQDEDSTESKEENEDEDAEKGEDEEEKPKTKTVKETTYEWELLNDVKAIWLRSPKEVTEEEYTKFYNSLAKDFSGDKPLSWSHFTAEGDVEFKAVLYVPPKAPQDLYESYYNANKSNLKLYVRRVFISDEFDELLPKYLSFLIGLVDSDTLPLNVSREMLQQHGSLKTIKKKLIRKALDMIRKLAEEDPDESTDKEKKESSSDVDEKRGQYTKFWNEFGKSIKLGIIEDATNRNRLAKLLRFETTKSEGKLTSLDQYISRMKAGQKDFFYITGTSKEQLENSPFLERLKKKNYEVIFFTDPVDEYLMQYLMDYEDKKFQNVSKEGLKLGKDSNDKELKESFKDLTKWWKNSLSNDNVDDVKISNRLDNTPCVVVTSKFGWSANMERIMQSQTLSDAKKQAYMRGKRVLEINPRHPIIKELRERVVKNPEDESVKQTAQLIYQTALYESGFLLNDPKEFASRIYESVKTSLDISPDATVEEEDETEVEVESETKEESTSTPEANEVNDDADVKDEL
- the LOC131603550 gene encoding endoplasmin homolog isoform X1, which gives rise to MRKRTIPSALLLCILFLFVADQGQKLQANAEDNSDELVDPPKVEDKIGAVPQGLSTDSDVAKREAESISKRSLRSNAEKFEFQAEVSRLMDILINSLYSNKDIFLRELISNASDALDKIRFLSLTDKEILGEGDNAKLEIQIKLDKEKKILSIRDRGIGMTKEDLIKNLGTIAKSGTSAFVEKLQTSGDLNLIGQFGVGFYSVYLVADYVEVISKHNDDKQYVWESKADGAFAISEDTWNEPLGRGTEIRLHLKEEAGEYAEEFKLKELVKKYSEFINFPINIWASKEVDVEVPVDEDESTQDEDSTESKEENEDEDAEKGEDEEEKPKTKTVKETTYEWELLNDVKAIWLRSPKEVTEEEYTKFYNSLAKDFSGDKPLSWSHFTAEGDVEFKAVLYVPPKAPQDLYESYYNANKSNLKLYVRRVFISDEFDELLPKYLSFLIGLVDSDTLPLNVSREMLQQHGSLKTIKKKLIRKALDMIRKLAEEDPDESTDKEKKEESSSDVDEKRGQYTKFWNEFGKSIKLGIIEDATNRNRLAKLLRFETTKSEGKLTSLDQYISRMKAGQKDFFYITGTSKEQLENSPFLERLKKKNYEVIFFTDPVDEYLMQYLMDYEDKKFQNVSKEGLKLGKDSNDKELKESFKDLTKWWKNSLSNDNVDDVKISNRLDNTPCVVVTSKFGWSANMERIMQSQTLSDAKKQAYMRGKRVLEINPRHPIIKELRERVVKNPEDESVKQTAQLIYQTALYESGFLLNDPKEFASRIYESVKTSLDISPDATVEEEDETEVEVESETKEESTSTPEANEVNDDADVKDEL